From one Rosa rugosa chromosome 4, drRosRugo1.1, whole genome shotgun sequence genomic stretch:
- the LOC133742444 gene encoding catalase isozyme 1, translating to MDPYKYRPSSAFDSPFWTTNSGAPVWNNNSSLTVGQRGPILLEDYHLVEKLANFDRERIPERVVHARGASAKGFFEVTHDISHLTCADFLRAPGVQTPVIVRFSTVIHERGSPETLRDPRGFAVKFYTREGNFDLVGNNFPVFFVRDGMKFPDMVHALKPNPKSHIQENWRILDFFSHHPESLHMFTFLFDDLGVPQDYRHMEGSGVNTYTLISKTGKAHYVKFHWKPTCGVKCLLDEEAIKVGGSNHSHATQDLYDSIAAGNYPEWKLYIQTIDPDHEDKFDFDPLDVTKTWPEDILPLQPVGRLVLNRNIDNFFAENEQLAFCPAIIVPGVYYSDDKLLQTRIFSYSDTQRHRLGPNYLQLPVNAPKNAHHNNHHEGLMNFMHRDEEVNYFPSRFDPVRHAESHPIPSAVITGRREKSIIEKENNFKQPGERYRSFAPDRQERYIRRWVDALSDPRCTHEIRSIWISYWSQADKSLGQKLASHLNVRPSF from the exons ATGGATCCTTACAAG TACCGCCCTTCAAGTGCTTTCGATTCCCCGTTTTGGACCACCAACTCCGGTGCTCCAGTGTGGAACAACAACTCTTCTTTAACTGTTGGACAGAGAG GTCCAATTCTCCTCGAGGACTATCATTTGGTTGAGAAACTCGCCAATTTTGATAGGGAGCGAATCCCAGAGCGTGTTGTCCATGCTAGGGGAGCCAGTGCAAAGGGATTTTTTGAGGTCACCCATGATATTTCTCATCTTACATGTGCTGACTTCCTCCGAGCCCCTGGAGTTCAGACACCTGTCATTGTGCGTTTCTCAACTGTTATCCACGAGCGTGGCAGCCCTGAAACCCTGAGGGATCCTCGTGGTTTTGCAGTGAAGTTTTACACCAGAGAG GGCAATTTTGACTTGGTGGGAAACAATTTCCCTGTCTTTTTTGTCCGTGATGGAATGAAATTCCCGGACATGGTCCATGCTCTCAAGCCTAACCCAAAGTCTCACATCCAAGAGAATTGGAGGATTCTTGACTTCTTTTCCCACCATCCAGAAAGCCTGCACATGTTCACTTTCCTATTTGATGACCTGGGAGTTCCACAAGATTACAGGCATATGGAAGGCTCTGGTGTTAATACATACACTCTTATCAGTAAAACTGGGAAGGCACACTACGTGAAATTTCACTGGAAACCCACGTGTGGAGTCAAGTGTTTATTGGATGAAGAGGCTATTAAGGTTGGAGGATCTAATCACAGCCATGCTACCCAAGATCTCTATGACTCGATTGCAGCTGGGAATTACCCTGAGTGGAAACTTTACATTCAGACAATTGATCCTGATCATGAGGACAAATTTGACTTTGATCCACTTGATGTGACCAAGACTTGGCCCGAGGATATTCTGCCCCTGCAGCCAGTTGGCCGTTTGGTTCTGAATAGAAACATCGACAACTTCTTTGCAGAGAATGAACAACTTGCATTCTGCCCTGCCATTATTGTCCCCGGTGTCTATTATTCAGATGACAAGTTGCTCCAAACTCGTATCTTCTCATATTCTGACACTCAGAGGCACCGTCTTGGCCCAAACTATCTGCAGCTCCCAGTTAATGCTCCCAAGAATGCTCACCACAACAATCACCATGAGGGATTGATGAATTTCATGCACAGGGATGAGGAG GTTAATTACTTCCCATCAAGGTTTGACCCTGTTCGTCATGCTGAGAGCCACCCCATTCCTTCTGCTGTCATTACTGGAAGGCGTGAGAAG AGCATCATTGAGAAGGAGAACAACTTCAAGCAACCTGGAGAGAGATACAGATCTTTTGCACCAGACAG GCAAGAACGATATATCCGCAGGTGGGTGGACGCCCTATCTGACCCACGTTGCACCCATGAGATTCGCAGCATTTGGATCTCATACTGGTCGCAG GCTGATAAATCTCTGGGTCAGAAACTCGCATCTCATCTCAATGTGAGGCCAAGCTTTTGA
- the LOC133746090 gene encoding uncharacterized protein LOC133746090 — MVNSSLDNNALGDSVVNSPISHKQSTLRMKKVALRDVQNDNRIYMPNHPENSCNLGRQVGDLIKVSGTKIVTPERPRSSPCHQFSNISGSCEQALGKRRIQDVTEQSADCLNSKRHLQKQAGVTDERTKKQENESPCSPSFAPNCLTSPITFSPGKPPVPLFLGKSSNASPGARSRHLKFTPDRMVSNLVDPKRNNDENRTERFLCLQNLLKLIDESNQGEYIQMLRCLSSSELNRHAVELEKRSMLLSVEEAKEIQRMKALNILVKSPMTSNSPLSSEHVQSKK; from the exons ATGGTGAACTCTAGCCTCGACAACAATGCACTGGGTGACAGTGTGGTTAATTCACCTATCTCTCATAAACAATCAACATTAAGAATGAAAAAGGTGGCATTGCGAGATGTGCAGAATGATAATAGGATCTATATGCCTAATCATCCTGAAAATTCTTGTAATCTAGGACGGCAAGTTGGGGATCTTATTAAGGTTTCTGGAACTAAGATAGTCACCCCTGAGCGTCCTCGGAGCTCCCCTTGCCACCAGTTCTCGAACATCAGTGGTTCATGTGAGCAAGCACTAGGCAAGAGAAGAATTCAAGACGTGACAGAACAAAGTGCTGATTGTCTCAATTCCAAACGACATTTACAGAAGCAGGCAGGTGTAACTGATGAAAGAACCAAGAAGCAGGAGAATGAGAGTCCTTGTTCACCTTCATTTGCACCAAACTGTTTGACCTCTCCCATTACCTTTTCACCTGGTAAACCACCAGTTCCACTTTTTCTTGGAAAGTCTAGTAATGCGTCGCCAGGTGCTCGTTCCAGGCACCTTAAATTTACTCCTGATCGTATGGTTTCTAACTTGGTTGATCCTAAGAGGAACAATGATGAGAACAGGACAGAGCGGTTTCTATGTCTGCAGAATCTCTTGAAGCTCATCGATGAGTCTAATCAGGGTGAATATATCCAGA TGCTTCGTTGTTTATCATCATCTGAGCTTAACAGACATGCTGTTGAGCTAGAGAAACGATCAATGCTGCTATCAGTCGAGGAAG CAAAAGAGATCCAAAGGATGAAGGCTTTAAATATTTTGGTCAAGTCCCCAATGACAAGCAATTCCCCATTGTCATCTGAGCATGTTCAATCCAAGAAGTGA
- the LOC133743627 gene encoding protein NLP5-like isoform X2 produces MEDDVSSPATMLGAPTDSAMDLDFMDELFLDGCLLETIDGAGFPNQSPLSSGAILDSPFFWPTLGTNGNFSTNPFQTSNQEETQTPLFNELQEEAPANMQSPSQNMTDVVRYSGQSGNHIIEGHDFSRGIWIGPIENQVSAPSVMERLKRALVYMKDVMRDKNVLVQVWLPVNRGGRRVLTTNDLLSSLDSSCPRLAKYHDISVNYQFSTGEDSKEFVKGLPGRVFSGKVPEWTPDVRFFRSDEYPRVDDAQRYDVRGTLALPIFEQGSRTCLGVIEVVMTTQKMQYQPELESVCKALEAVDLRSSKNLNTHNLKVSDKPYKAALPEIREVLRSACETHNLPLAQTWVLCIQQGKDGCRHSDDNYVHCVSTVDDACHVTYPYIKGFHEACSEHHLLKGQGIVGRAFMTNQPCFSNDITSLAKTEYPLSHHARMFGLHAAVAIRLRSIHTGSTDFVLEFFLPVDCRDPEQHKKMLTSLSLIIQNICRSLRVVTDKELKEETDLPVSEVIVPSDTRPSGISSFAEVQQTDNEVSIFPKEKARKMPSAKSSKLRPQDLNKKEGVDCVGEFSTFGEGSFSSVGASKTGEKRRTKAEKAITLEVLRKYFSGSLKDAAKSLGVCSTTLKRICRQHGIKRWPSRKIKKVGHSLEKLQRVIDSVQGASSAFQINSFYTSYPELASPNFSGTSPFSTSKLIDRPRPSNVPPEGGVLSPQATASKSPSSSCSQCSSSSQCCSSKTEQHLPTWSVADNDDPIVGDNRVLKRVRSEAELNALRQGGVDELMQRSQSHKNLSEQQNMQSFRPPLKYDGQIAQEGDARRVKVAYGDEKTRFRIQNNWRYEDLGQEIAKRFGIEDMSRFDMKYLDDDSEWVLLTCDEDLDECLDVCRSSRCSTIKLSLQLSRRHLERFSGSSGPS; encoded by the exons ATGGAAGATGATGTTTCATCACCGGCTACCATGCTGGGAGCTCCAACTGATTCCGCAATGGATTTAGACTTCATGGATGAATTGTTCTTAGATGGATGCTTGTTGGAAACAATAGATGGAGCTGGATTTCCTAATCAGAGTCCCCTCAGTTCTGGTGCCATTTTGGACTCCCCGTTTTTCTGGCCTACTTTGGGGACCAATGGAAATTTCAGCACGAACCCATTTCAGACCAGTAATCAAGAAGAGACACAGACACCACTGTTCAATGAACTCCAGGAAGAAGCTCCAGCCAACATGCAGTCTCCTAGCCAGAATATGACAGATGTTGTCAGGTACTCTGGTCAATCAGGAAATCATATTATTGAAGGTCATGATTTCAGTAGAGGTATCTGGATTGGTCCCATAGAGAATCAAGTTTCTGCACCATCTGTGATGGAGAGATTAAAGAGGGCACTTGTGTACATGAAAGATGTCATGAGAGACAAAAATGTTCTTGTACAGGTATGGCTGCCTGTAAATAGAGGGGGTAGACGTGTTTTAACAACTAATGATCTACTTTCCTCACTTGATTCTAGCTGTCCAAGGCTTGCCAAGTATCACGACATCTCTGTGAATTATCAGTTCTCAACTGGAGAAGATTCTAAGGAGTTTGTCAAGGGGTTGCCTGGTCGTGTTTTCTCAGGTAAGGTTCCTGAGTGGACTCCTGATGTTCGATTCTTTAGAAGTGACGAGTACCCACGGGTTGATGATGCTCAACGGTATGATGTACGAGGAACTCTTGCCCTTCCGATCTTTGAACAAGGTAGTAGAACTTGCTTGGGTGTAATTGAGGTTGTTATGACCACCCAGAAGATGCAGTATCAACCTGAGCTTGAAAGTGTTTGCAAGGCACTCGAG GCTGTTGATCTTCGGAGTTCAAAAAATTTGAATACTCATAATTTAAAG GTGAGTGACAAGCCCTACAAAGCTGCATTACCTGAGATCCGAGAGGTCTTGAGATCTGCATGTGAGACGCACAACTTGCCCTTGGCACAAACTTGGGTGTTATGCATCCAACAAGGCAAAGATGGATGCCGACATTCTGATGACAACTACGTTCACTGTGTTTCAACTGTGGATGATGCTTGCCATGTGACTTATCCTTATATCAAGGGTTTTCATGAAGCTTGCTCTGAGCATCACTTGTTAAAAGGCCAAGGCATCGTTGGGAGAGCTTTTATGACTAATCAACCATGCTTCTCAAATGATATAACTTCCTTAGCCAAAACAGAGTATCCTTTATCTCACCATGCCAGGATGTTTGGATTGCATGCAGCTGTTGCAATACGTCTACGGAGCATCCATACTGGTTCAACTGATTTTGTCCTGGAGTTCTTCTTGCCAGTGGATTGCAGGGATCCTGAACAACACAAGAAGATGCTAACTTCACTGTCTTTAATCATACAAAATATCTGCCGGAGCTTACGGGTTGTCACAGACAAGGAATTAAAGGAAGAAACAGATTTGCCAGTCAGTGAAGTGATAGTCCCTTCAGATACCAGGCCTAGTGGTATTTCCTCTTTTGCAGAGGTACAACAGACTGATAATGAAGTCTCAATATTCCCAAAGGAAAAGGCAAGGAAGATGCCGAGTGCGAAATCCTCAAAGTTGAGGCCACAAGACTTGAACAAAAAAGAAGGTGTTGACTGTGTTGGAGAGTTTTCTACATTCGGTGAGGGTAGCTTCTCAAGTGTTGGTGCGAGTAAGACCGGAGAGAAAAGACGTACCAAGGCGGAGAAAGCTATCACCTTGGAAGTTCTTCGAAAATATTTTTCTGGTAGCCTGAAAGATGCTGCAAAGAGTCTTGGAG TTTGCTCCACAACCTTGAAAAGGATATGCCGACAACATGGGATTAAACGTTGGCCATCTCGAAAAATCAAGAAGGTTGGTCACTCCTTAGAGAAACTCCAACGTGTAATTGATTCAGTCCAAGGTGCGTCCAGTGCTTTCCAAATCAATTCTTTCTATACAAGCTATCCAGAGCTAGCCTCTCCAAATTTTTCTGGGACCAGCCCattttcaacttcaaagctgatTGATCGGCCAAGGCCATCAAACGTGCCACCTGAAGGTGGTGTTTTGAGTCCCCAAGCTACTGCATCAAAATCTCCCTCATCCTCATGTAGTCAGTGTTCCAGTTCAAGCCAGTGCTGTTCCAGCAAGACAGAGCAGCATCTTCCCACATGGAGCGTCGCAGATAATGACGATCCAATTGTTGGAGATAATAGAGTGCTGAAGAGGGTCAGAAGTGAAGCAGAGTTGAATGCCCTTCGTCAAGGTGGAGTGGATGAGCTAATGCAAAGATCCCAGAGCCATAAAAATCTCAGTGAGCAACAAAACATGCAGTCTTTTCGACCTCCACTGAAATATGATGGCCAGATAGCTCAAGAAGGGGATGCTCGAAGAGTAAAAGTCGCATATGGGGATGAGAAAACTCGATTTCGCATTCAAAATAACTGGAGATATGAAGATTTGGGGCAAGAAATCGCAAAGCGATTTGGTATAGAGGACATGAGTAGATTTGATATGAAGTACTTGGACGATGATTCAGAGTGGGTCTTGTTAACATGTGATGAAGATTTAGATGAGTGCCTTGATGTATGTCGCTCTTCACGATGCAGTACAATTAAGCTCTCCCTCCAGCTTTCTCGCCGTCATTTAGAAAGGTTCTCAGGTAGTAGTGGCCCTTCATGA
- the LOC133743627 gene encoding protein NLP5-like isoform X1, whose translation MEDDVSSPATMLGAPTDSAMDLDFMDELFLDGCLLETIDGAGFPNQSPLSSGAILDSPFFWPTLGTNGNFSTNPFQTSNQEETQTPLFNELQEEAPANMQSPSQNMTDVVRYSGQSGNHIIEGHDFSRGIWIGPIENQVSAPSVMERLKRALVYMKDVMRDKNVLVQVWLPVNRGGRRVLTTNDLLSSLDSSCPRLAKYHDISVNYQFSTGEDSKEFVKGLPGRVFSGKVPEWTPDVRFFRSDEYPRVDDAQRYDVRGTLALPIFEQGSRTCLGVIEVVMTTQKMQYQPELESVCKALEAVDLRSSKNLNTHNLKQVSDKPYKAALPEIREVLRSACETHNLPLAQTWVLCIQQGKDGCRHSDDNYVHCVSTVDDACHVTYPYIKGFHEACSEHHLLKGQGIVGRAFMTNQPCFSNDITSLAKTEYPLSHHARMFGLHAAVAIRLRSIHTGSTDFVLEFFLPVDCRDPEQHKKMLTSLSLIIQNICRSLRVVTDKELKEETDLPVSEVIVPSDTRPSGISSFAEVQQTDNEVSIFPKEKARKMPSAKSSKLRPQDLNKKEGVDCVGEFSTFGEGSFSSVGASKTGEKRRTKAEKAITLEVLRKYFSGSLKDAAKSLGVCSTTLKRICRQHGIKRWPSRKIKKVGHSLEKLQRVIDSVQGASSAFQINSFYTSYPELASPNFSGTSPFSTSKLIDRPRPSNVPPEGGVLSPQATASKSPSSSCSQCSSSSQCCSSKTEQHLPTWSVADNDDPIVGDNRVLKRVRSEAELNALRQGGVDELMQRSQSHKNLSEQQNMQSFRPPLKYDGQIAQEGDARRVKVAYGDEKTRFRIQNNWRYEDLGQEIAKRFGIEDMSRFDMKYLDDDSEWVLLTCDEDLDECLDVCRSSRCSTIKLSLQLSRRHLERFSGSSGPS comes from the exons ATGGAAGATGATGTTTCATCACCGGCTACCATGCTGGGAGCTCCAACTGATTCCGCAATGGATTTAGACTTCATGGATGAATTGTTCTTAGATGGATGCTTGTTGGAAACAATAGATGGAGCTGGATTTCCTAATCAGAGTCCCCTCAGTTCTGGTGCCATTTTGGACTCCCCGTTTTTCTGGCCTACTTTGGGGACCAATGGAAATTTCAGCACGAACCCATTTCAGACCAGTAATCAAGAAGAGACACAGACACCACTGTTCAATGAACTCCAGGAAGAAGCTCCAGCCAACATGCAGTCTCCTAGCCAGAATATGACAGATGTTGTCAGGTACTCTGGTCAATCAGGAAATCATATTATTGAAGGTCATGATTTCAGTAGAGGTATCTGGATTGGTCCCATAGAGAATCAAGTTTCTGCACCATCTGTGATGGAGAGATTAAAGAGGGCACTTGTGTACATGAAAGATGTCATGAGAGACAAAAATGTTCTTGTACAGGTATGGCTGCCTGTAAATAGAGGGGGTAGACGTGTTTTAACAACTAATGATCTACTTTCCTCACTTGATTCTAGCTGTCCAAGGCTTGCCAAGTATCACGACATCTCTGTGAATTATCAGTTCTCAACTGGAGAAGATTCTAAGGAGTTTGTCAAGGGGTTGCCTGGTCGTGTTTTCTCAGGTAAGGTTCCTGAGTGGACTCCTGATGTTCGATTCTTTAGAAGTGACGAGTACCCACGGGTTGATGATGCTCAACGGTATGATGTACGAGGAACTCTTGCCCTTCCGATCTTTGAACAAGGTAGTAGAACTTGCTTGGGTGTAATTGAGGTTGTTATGACCACCCAGAAGATGCAGTATCAACCTGAGCTTGAAAGTGTTTGCAAGGCACTCGAG GCTGTTGATCTTCGGAGTTCAAAAAATTTGAATACTCATAATTTAAAG CAGGTGAGTGACAAGCCCTACAAAGCTGCATTACCTGAGATCCGAGAGGTCTTGAGATCTGCATGTGAGACGCACAACTTGCCCTTGGCACAAACTTGGGTGTTATGCATCCAACAAGGCAAAGATGGATGCCGACATTCTGATGACAACTACGTTCACTGTGTTTCAACTGTGGATGATGCTTGCCATGTGACTTATCCTTATATCAAGGGTTTTCATGAAGCTTGCTCTGAGCATCACTTGTTAAAAGGCCAAGGCATCGTTGGGAGAGCTTTTATGACTAATCAACCATGCTTCTCAAATGATATAACTTCCTTAGCCAAAACAGAGTATCCTTTATCTCACCATGCCAGGATGTTTGGATTGCATGCAGCTGTTGCAATACGTCTACGGAGCATCCATACTGGTTCAACTGATTTTGTCCTGGAGTTCTTCTTGCCAGTGGATTGCAGGGATCCTGAACAACACAAGAAGATGCTAACTTCACTGTCTTTAATCATACAAAATATCTGCCGGAGCTTACGGGTTGTCACAGACAAGGAATTAAAGGAAGAAACAGATTTGCCAGTCAGTGAAGTGATAGTCCCTTCAGATACCAGGCCTAGTGGTATTTCCTCTTTTGCAGAGGTACAACAGACTGATAATGAAGTCTCAATATTCCCAAAGGAAAAGGCAAGGAAGATGCCGAGTGCGAAATCCTCAAAGTTGAGGCCACAAGACTTGAACAAAAAAGAAGGTGTTGACTGTGTTGGAGAGTTTTCTACATTCGGTGAGGGTAGCTTCTCAAGTGTTGGTGCGAGTAAGACCGGAGAGAAAAGACGTACCAAGGCGGAGAAAGCTATCACCTTGGAAGTTCTTCGAAAATATTTTTCTGGTAGCCTGAAAGATGCTGCAAAGAGTCTTGGAG TTTGCTCCACAACCTTGAAAAGGATATGCCGACAACATGGGATTAAACGTTGGCCATCTCGAAAAATCAAGAAGGTTGGTCACTCCTTAGAGAAACTCCAACGTGTAATTGATTCAGTCCAAGGTGCGTCCAGTGCTTTCCAAATCAATTCTTTCTATACAAGCTATCCAGAGCTAGCCTCTCCAAATTTTTCTGGGACCAGCCCattttcaacttcaaagctgatTGATCGGCCAAGGCCATCAAACGTGCCACCTGAAGGTGGTGTTTTGAGTCCCCAAGCTACTGCATCAAAATCTCCCTCATCCTCATGTAGTCAGTGTTCCAGTTCAAGCCAGTGCTGTTCCAGCAAGACAGAGCAGCATCTTCCCACATGGAGCGTCGCAGATAATGACGATCCAATTGTTGGAGATAATAGAGTGCTGAAGAGGGTCAGAAGTGAAGCAGAGTTGAATGCCCTTCGTCAAGGTGGAGTGGATGAGCTAATGCAAAGATCCCAGAGCCATAAAAATCTCAGTGAGCAACAAAACATGCAGTCTTTTCGACCTCCACTGAAATATGATGGCCAGATAGCTCAAGAAGGGGATGCTCGAAGAGTAAAAGTCGCATATGGGGATGAGAAAACTCGATTTCGCATTCAAAATAACTGGAGATATGAAGATTTGGGGCAAGAAATCGCAAAGCGATTTGGTATAGAGGACATGAGTAGATTTGATATGAAGTACTTGGACGATGATTCAGAGTGGGTCTTGTTAACATGTGATGAAGATTTAGATGAGTGCCTTGATGTATGTCGCTCTTCACGATGCAGTACAATTAAGCTCTCCCTCCAGCTTTCTCGCCGTCATTTAGAAAGGTTCTCAGGTAGTAGTGGCCCTTCATGA